CTCTCCCGCGCGGTGATGACCAACATCCGCCAGAACGTCGCGTTCGCCCTGGGCCTCAAGGCCATCTTCCTGGTGACCACGCTGCTCGGCATCACCGGCCTGTGGCCCGCGATCCTCAGTGACACGGGCGCCACCGTCCTGGTGACCGCCAACGCCCTGCGCCTGCTGCGCTTCAAGCCCGGCGTGTGAGGCTCCTCCGGTCATCCCGGAGGCCGCACACAACCACACCTCATCCCCGCGGACCAGGCACGACCGTCGCCTCCCTGAACACCGTCACCGTCCGCTGGCCCCAGACAGGTACCCTCCCATGAGCGACTCCCGAACTGACAATGATGAACACAACCTCGACGCCAGCCAGGCGGCTGACCGCCGCATCCTGTGGCTGGTGCTGCTGATCAACCTCGGGCAAGCCCTGGCTGGCGCGGGGGTCGGCGTGTGGGCGTCCTCCACAGCCCTGATCGGCGCGGCCCTCGACAACCTGGCCGATGCGTCTGTCTACGGCGTCAGCCTCTACGCGGTGGGCCGCGCCGCCACCATCAAGGTGCGCGCCGCCCGCCTGTCGGGCTGGCTCCTGATCGGCCTCGCGGTGGTGCTGTTCGTGGAGGTGCTGCGCCGGTTCTTCGGGGGTGAAGAGCCCATCGGCCCCGCGATGATGGCCATGGCGGCCGTGAACGCGGCGCTGAACCTGGTCTGCCTGCGGTTGCTCAGGCGCCACCGGGGCGAGGACGTGAACTTCAAGGCGTCGGCCATCTTCACCAGCAACGACTCAATCGTGAACCTCGCCATCGTGCTGTCCGGCGCGCTGGTGCTGTGGTTGGATTCGAACCTGCCGGACCTGGTTCTCGGCCTGGTCGTGTCGGCCATTGCGGCCAACGGGGGCCGGGAGATTCTGTCCGAAGCGGCCGAGGCTGCGGAAGATGCCCGGTCGGAGGCTTGATGCCGGACATGCCCTCCCTGCTCTTCCGGTCTTTCCTTCCGAGGTGTCCTATGCCCATGACCGTCACCGTCTACACCGTGCCCAACTGCTCGTCGTGCGAGGCCGTCAAACGCTTCCTGGGCAGCCGTGGCGTGCCCTTCACCGAGAAGAACGTCCGCGAGGACCCGGCCGCCCTGGCGGAGATGCAGGCCCGGGCGAACGTTCGCATCGCCCCAGTGGTCGTGATCGGCGAGCAGGCGTTCTACGGCACCTTCGACGACCAGCGCCCCCTGCTGGAGGCCGCTCTGCGGGAGAATGGAGTATGACCACCACAACTGAACCCAAGACCGACCGCGCGGCGGACTGCGAGGTTCACTGCGTTCACCCGGAGGCGGTGGCGCGGGTGGAGGCGGCTTTACCGGATGACGCGCTGATCGAGCGCGCGACCACCCTGACCAAGGTGGTGTCCGACCCCACCCGGCTGCGCATCCTTTCCGCGCTGGCGCTGGAGGAGCTGTGCGTGTGCGACCTGGCGGTGATCGCGGGGATCAACGAGTCCACCATGAGTCATCAGTTGCGCCACCTGCGGGCGCTGGGTCTGGTGACCTTCAAGAAGGTGGGGCGGATCGCGTATTACCGGCTGGCGAACGACCACACCACGCGACTGATCGCGGACATGCTGGCGCACGCCCGGGTCATGTGAGGACGGCGGTCGCAACTGGCGCCCCCTTTCAACCTGCGTCTTTCCCAGGGTGTTGACTCCTGCTGATGTGACCCGTTGAACAGCTAAACAGTCATCGTTCAAGGAGACTCCGTGCACCAACACTGGACCATTGAGGACTTGATCGACGACTGGACCCTTCTTCCTACCGAGCAGGCTCTCCTCGCGGGCAGCCAGGAGGCCAATCGCCTTGGCCTCGCGGTGATGCTCAAAGCCTTCCAGTACGAGGGCCGATTCCCGGCCCGCACGAGGGACGTTCCCCAGGCCGCCGTGGAGTTCGTCTCTCGTCAAGTGGGCGTCGAGGTCACGCAATTCGAGCGGTACGATTGGCGGGGGCGCAGCAGTTCCACCCACCGCGCCCTGATCCGCGAGTTCTGCGGCTACCGGGCCTTCGCGGAAGCGGATGTGCCGCCACTCGTGGACTGGATGTGCGAGCACGCCCTGCCCAGAGAAGAGCGCCAGGACCTTCTGAAACTGAAAGCTCTGGCCCTGGATCACCTGCGGGATTCACGAATCGAGCCACCGACCCACGCGCAACTGGAGCGCCACCTGGCCTCGGCGGAGCGCACCTTCGAGACGAAGTTGTGTGGGCTGGTCTTCTCCCGCCTGGACCCAGCTCGGGTCCAGGCTTTGGACGACTTACTGCGAGCCACCGTCGCGGACGAAGACGAGCCCGAGGCCGACCGAACCTCGCTGATCCATTCGCTGCGGACTGACTCCCGCAGGCCGGGACTGGAAAGCGTCGAGCAGCAGATCGCCAAGCTGGGGCGACTGCGCGCTGTGGGCCTGCCGAGAGGGCTGTTCGAGGGCGTGCCTATCGGTGTGCAGCGGCGGTACCGGGAGCGAACGGGGGTAGAGACACCCAGCGAGCTGCGCGCCCACCCGGAGGCGATCCGGGCGACCCAGCTCGCCGCGTTCGTTCAGCTCCGGCTCGGCGAGATCACGGACTCACTAGTGGACCACCTCATCCATACCGTCCACAAGATCGGCGCCCGGGCCGAGCAGCGGGTCGAGAAACGCATCCTGGCCAATATCAAGAAGACCTCCGGTAAGGACCGCCTGTTCGAGAGATTGCTGGAAGCGGCACTGGACAACCCCGAAGGGACGGTGCGGGAGGTGCTGTTCCCCGTCATGGGGGAGGAGCGTCTGCGCGACCTGCTGCGGGAGTTCCGGGCCAGAGGGTCGTACCGCCAAGAGGTGCATATGCACCTCCGGTCCTCATACAAGCAGCACTACCGTCGCATGACCCCGGGGCTGCTCACCGCTCTGGAGTTCCGCTCCAATAATTCAGCACACCAGC
The sequence above is a segment of the Deinococcus wulumuqiensis R12 genome. Coding sequences within it:
- a CDS encoding ArsR/SmtB family transcription factor, whose protein sequence is MTTTTEPKTDRAADCEVHCVHPEAVARVEAALPDDALIERATTLTKVVSDPTRLRILSALALEELCVCDLAVIAGINESTMSHQLRHLRALGLVTFKKVGRIAYYRLANDHTTRLIADMLAHARVM
- a CDS encoding glutaredoxin family protein — translated: MPMTVTVYTVPNCSSCEAVKRFLGSRGVPFTEKNVREDPAALAEMQARANVRIAPVVVIGEQAFYGTFDDQRPLLEAALRENGV
- a CDS encoding cation transporter, which gives rise to MSDSRTDNDEHNLDASQAADRRILWLVLLINLGQALAGAGVGVWASSTALIGAALDNLADASVYGVSLYAVGRAATIKVRAARLSGWLLIGLAVVLFVEVLRRFFGGEEPIGPAMMAMAAVNAALNLVCLRLLRRHRGEDVNFKASAIFTSNDSIVNLAIVLSGALVLWLDSNLPDLVLGLVVSAIAANGGREILSEAAEAAEDARSEA